From Plasmodium knowlesi strain H genome assembly, chromosome: 6, one genomic window encodes:
- a CDS encoding SICAvar, type I (fragment) yields GVSFSYFRGGKERLLADRDRILHTNRILHTNRILHTNRILHTNRMAENRMGKGKKKKEKRKRIYTYTYTCMYMYIYICVYVYMHMHLCICIYIYIYITPLIQENFWKDEVKDLWKDLSAAMTKTNGKDTNGGQCAKVDGERDATHSEQTACNYLHAGLTELYKTNGSTPTATPSAANGKLLDNPLLRQTVGCLLLHAYAKKMKSEAKCLVESGIKKAFGTAPKDFNKECENGSSCIECKWDENIFKTCTITTKNTPEGVEKKLTEVQSKINNTSTYTLKDINITASLCDKIKCAASNWFRRQKEASAANGGTTKTWCQFWDEGVKVELQKLFQDISSKGTNGTIYCKYFGDGNADSVERKACNHIAAGLKYIKDINSSGNDQLFKRIVGCIALNMYADEIIKRSQDKCPIDKKRIEQMFKYWNLFNNNNSCSSGDNNCFKCERNENFKDCELSVSNTLFNPQPNGNCDNGATNVKTKMEGLLLNNEHNPSKSIPQVKSTLTTITNMDTFCSKMQCAAKQYYKSNNKNAKPLSWSDIDSDAKDELKELLEYMIKPDNQSAAAQYCKDNENKWNAMGHKEGKTNKAACLLFASGLKHIYTHGIVQKNGQVKDHVKGPSFEQTMGCLFLKEYAKQLKEMAKKQKKYRVHPNCSVDSGIDHAFEKSKVIMQAS; encoded by the exons ggggttagctttagctactttagggggggaaaggaaagactcctcgccgacagagaccggatactacatactaaccggatactacatactaaccggatactacatactaaccggatactacatactaaccggatggcagaaaacaggatgggaaaaggaaaaaaaaaaaaagaaaaaagaaaaagaatatatacttatacatatacatgtatgtatatgtatatatacatatgtgtatatgtatatatgcatatgcatttatgcatatgcatatatatatatatatatattactccACTTATACAGGAAAACTTCTGGAAGGATGAAGTCAAGGACCTGTGGAAAGACCTGTCCGCAGCAATGACAAAGACAAATGGTAAAGACACTAATGGAGGTCAATGTGCTAAGGTGGATGGTGAAAGGGATGCAACTCATTCCGAAcagacggcatgcaattatttgcatgccggatTAACTGAACTGTACAAGACGAATGGGTCGACGCCGACGGCGACGCCGTCGGCAGCCAACGGCAAACTTTTGGACAACCCACTGCTGAGACAAACAGTTGGTTGTTTATTACTccacgcttatgcaaagaaaatgaagagcgAAGCTAAATGTTTAGTTGAAtcaggaattaaaaaagctTTTGGTACTGCTCCTAAAGATTTTAATAAAGAATGCGAGAACGGTAGTTCGTGCATTGAATGTAAATGGGATGAAAACATCTTTAAGACTTGCACAATTACCACAAAGAACACTCCCGAGGGGGTAGAAAAGAAGTTAACTGAAGTACAGTCCAAAATTAACAACACCTCCACTTACACCCTAAAGGACATAAACATAACAGCGTCTTTATGTGACAAAATCAAATGCGCCGCATCCAATTGGTTCAGAAGGCAGAAGGAAGCTTCAGCAGCCAATGGTGGAACGAcgaagacttgg tgtCAATTTTGGGATGAAGGCGTCAAAGTCGAACTGCAGAAACTATTTCAAGACATCAGTAGTAAAGGTACAAACGGGACTATatattgtaaatattttggtgatggtaacgctgatagtgttgaaagaaaagcttgcAATCACATCGCGGCGGGACTAAAATACATTAAGGACATTAATTCTAGTGGTAATGACCAACTGTTCAAAAGAATagttggttgtattgctcttaacatgtacgctgatgaaattattaaaaggTCCCAGGataaatgtcccattgataAGAAAAGAATTGAACAAATGTTTAAGTATTGGAATTtatttaataataataattcgtGCTCAAGTGGCGATAATAATTGTTTTAAGtgtgaaaggaatgaaaattttaaggaTTGCGAACTAAGTGTTTCCAACACTTTGTTTAATCCACAACCAAATGGAAATTGCGATAATGGAGCAACTAACGTGAAGACTAAAATGGAAGGTCTCCTTCTCAACAACGAACACAACCCATCCAAATCCATCCCCCAAGTGAAGTCTACTTTAACCACTATCACTAACATGGACACTTTCTGTAGTAAAATGcaatgtgcagcaaaacaatacTACAAAagtaacaacaaaaatgcaaaaccACTATCTTGG aGTGACATCGACAGTGACGCCAAGGATGAATTAAAAGAACTTCTGGAATATATGATAAAACCGGATAATCAGTCGGCTGCTGCCCAATACTGCAAAGACaacgaaaataaatggaatgcAATGGGCCATAAAGAgggcaaaacaaataaagcagcttgtttactttttgcttcagggttaaaacatatttatacCCATGGTATTGTCCAAAAGAATGGCCAGGTTAAGGACCATGTTAaaggcccatcgtttgaacaaacgatgggttgtttatttcttaaggaatatgcaaaacaattaaaggaaatggcaaaaaaacaaaaaaaatatagggtACATCCTAATTGTAGTGTAGATTCTGGCATAGATCatgcttttgaaaaaagtaaagtCATTATGCAAGCATCAC